A genomic window from Sphingobacterium spiritivorum includes:
- a CDS encoding sulfatase-like hydrolase/transferase codes for MGTLNQIVFLFTLFMLTTGSVSAQQRPNIILILSDDGGYEDFGCYGSQDIPTPHIDALAKGGIRFTNSYVTASVCAPSRAGLLMGQYQQRSGFEHNVSDLPADGYQIQDIGLSDTVRTIADQMQSNGYETMAIGKWHQGNETKHHPLHKGFNHFFGFIGGHRSFFPIRTAIKQEEKILNDYTEVDEKDVYYLTDMFTDKAISYMRQKRDKPYFIYLSYNAVHTPVEATPQKLAQFARLKNAHRRSYAGLMSAMDDGIGRIVEELKKTGQLENTLLIFLNDNGAATNNGADNGPLRGLKGSKWEGGIRVPMIMHWPKQLQAGKDYKGLVSSLDLVPTCVAAAQGTVRSDMQLDGVNILPFLTGKNKQEPHDFLCWRRGVAAAIRKKQWKLIQVRGESPLLFDLSRDKGETRNLAETHPQKVKELTALLQHWEQGLDNPHWTSSYGDYNQIMKHKMDVIGRKMERQYP; via the coding sequence ATGGGAACCTTGAACCAAATTGTTTTTCTGTTCACCTTATTCATGCTGACAACAGGGTCTGTTAGCGCGCAGCAGCGTCCTAATATTATTCTTATTCTGTCAGACGACGGAGGATACGAAGACTTTGGCTGTTATGGCAGTCAGGATATTCCTACTCCACATATAGATGCCCTGGCTAAGGGCGGAATTCGTTTTACCAACAGCTATGTCACCGCTTCTGTATGTGCACCCTCACGTGCGGGGCTCTTAATGGGACAATATCAACAACGAAGTGGATTTGAACACAACGTTTCTGATTTACCTGCAGACGGCTATCAGATACAGGATATCGGTTTGTCTGATACCGTTCGTACCATTGCAGATCAGATGCAATCAAACGGATACGAAACAATGGCTATAGGGAAATGGCATCAGGGAAATGAGACAAAGCACCATCCTCTCCACAAGGGGTTTAATCATTTTTTTGGATTTATAGGTGGCCACAGAAGCTTTTTTCCTATCCGAACCGCTATTAAGCAGGAAGAAAAGATCCTGAATGATTATACTGAAGTAGATGAAAAAGATGTCTATTACCTTACGGATATGTTTACGGACAAAGCCATATCCTACATGCGCCAAAAACGTGATAAACCATACTTCATATACCTTTCCTATAATGCAGTGCATACCCCTGTGGAGGCAACTCCTCAAAAGTTAGCACAGTTTGCGCGCCTCAAAAATGCTCATCGTCGGAGTTATGCCGGACTAATGTCCGCTATGGATGACGGTATAGGCCGTATCGTAGAAGAGCTAAAGAAAACCGGGCAACTGGAAAATACTTTACTTATTTTTCTCAATGATAATGGTGCTGCCACCAATAACGGAGCAGATAATGGTCCTTTGAGAGGACTTAAAGGATCTAAATGGGAAGGCGGAATCCGTGTTCCTATGATTATGCACTGGCCGAAACAGTTACAGGCAGGAAAAGATTACAAGGGCTTAGTCAGTTCGCTCGATCTGGTTCCTACCTGCGTTGCTGCGGCACAAGGAACAGTAAGATCAGACATGCAGCTGGACGGGGTAAATATTTTACCGTTTCTGACCGGCAAAAATAAGCAGGAGCCTCATGATTTTCTCTGCTGGAGAAGAGGAGTTGCAGCCGCTATCCGCAAAAAACAGTGGAAACTTATTCAGGTCCGGGGAGAATCGCCCTTATTATTTGATCTGAGCCGGGATAAAGGGGAGACTAGAAATCTGGCAGAAACCCATCCCCAAAAGGTAAAAGAACTGACTGCACTCCTGCAGCATTGGGAACAGGGACTGGACAATCCGCACTGGACAAGTTCCTATGGAGATTACAATCAGATTATGAAACATAAAATGGACGTCATCGGAAGAAAGATGGAACGCCAGTATCCTTAA
- a CDS encoding SusC/RagA family TonB-linked outer membrane protein — translation MLLIWQTGSAQSGRTVTGTVYDEETRQPLPGVSISLQNAKAGTVTDTHGKFNLTISGNDVVLTFKYIGYESKDVSIPATGAMSVTIRKDNRSLDEVVVIGYGEVQRKDVTGSVGSVKMEDIKRAPVGSALEALAGRVAGVQVTSESGKPGSGVNIVVRGANSLTQSNEPLYVIDGFPMEDANANVLNPAEIESIEILKDASATAIYGARGANGVVLITTRKGKEGAPVINYSGYVGVQQIINKMELMNPYEFVKLQRDIDSVGIKLTYFRDGKGLEDYRNAAGNDWQDLLFKTATMQDHSLSVMGGNKSTKYSFSGNVFDQDGIIINSGFRRYQGKMTLDQTFNKLKVGVNAMYTATKTSGTNPSAPDATYSAMNYLMYSVWGYRPVGFGSDTDLVNSLIDPDVDASNDYRINPIMSAENEYRANFNNRLIANGYAEYAFTKDLKLRINGGINKTDWRQESFNNSMTRYGYWASINKVNGSIMYTDSYTWLNENLLTYNKKFGKDHTLNAVAGITFQENVWKRYGLSAIQLPNEDLGLAGLSQGIAQPVTSLNTEWSLMSYLARVNYSYQNKYLLTASYRADGSSKFRKNNRWGYFPSAAFAWRLINESFMKEQTLFSDAKVRLGYGVTGNNRVNEYATYAQLSFDNTGPATNGYYPFNNTITQGVYLSSIANPDLRWESTKQSNIGVDLGLFKQRLLVTVDYYKKKTTDLLLNASLPLSTGYSTAFKNIGATTNQGLEISLSGDVIKKNDFNWNSSFNIAFNKNRVVSLTENQESITSTVPWDQNYTSIPLYIAKIGQPIGQIYGFIWDGVYQYEDFNQLPNGTYELKSGVTTNGNSRSNIRPGDIKYRDLNGDNVVDNYDRTVIGNAYPIHQGGFSNNFRYKNFDLNVFMQWSYGNDVVNANRLWFEAGNKTNLNQFATFENRWTPDNQTNDMFRVGGMGPYAYSSRVVEDASYLRLKTVSFGYNFDPKVLSKLKIRSLRVYATAQNLYTFTNYSGYDPEVAVYYSALTPGFDYSSYPRPKTFVFGINVGL, via the coding sequence ATGCTGCTTATATGGCAGACAGGATCTGCCCAATCCGGCAGGACCGTTACCGGGACGGTCTATGATGAGGAAACCCGGCAACCTTTACCCGGGGTGTCTATTTCCCTGCAAAATGCAAAGGCAGGAACAGTCACCGACACACATGGTAAATTTAATTTAACGATATCCGGCAACGATGTTGTATTAACGTTCAAATACATAGGATATGAGTCAAAAGATGTCAGTATTCCCGCTACTGGCGCTATGTCTGTGACTATCCGTAAGGACAACCGATCTTTAGATGAGGTCGTTGTCATAGGCTATGGGGAAGTGCAGCGTAAAGATGTGACCGGATCTGTAGGTTCCGTCAAAATGGAGGACATCAAGAGAGCGCCGGTAGGTTCAGCTCTTGAAGCTCTTGCCGGACGGGTTGCAGGTGTGCAGGTTACGTCTGAAAGCGGCAAACCGGGATCCGGAGTTAATATCGTCGTAAGGGGAGCCAACTCACTGACACAATCCAACGAACCGCTCTATGTTATCGACGGATTTCCTATGGAAGATGCCAATGCCAATGTGTTGAATCCAGCGGAGATCGAATCCATAGAAATCCTGAAAGATGCTTCAGCTACCGCCATATACGGAGCCAGAGGAGCTAACGGAGTTGTACTGATCACCACCCGAAAAGGTAAGGAGGGAGCACCCGTTATCAACTATTCCGGTTATGTAGGTGTACAGCAAATTATCAATAAAATGGAGCTGATGAACCCTTATGAATTTGTGAAATTACAGAGGGATATTGACTCCGTCGGAATCAAACTCACCTATTTCAGAGATGGGAAAGGACTGGAAGATTATCGTAATGCTGCCGGAAACGACTGGCAGGATCTGCTTTTCAAAACAGCGACTATGCAGGATCATTCCTTATCGGTAATGGGGGGAAATAAATCCACAAAATATTCCTTTTCCGGAAATGTATTCGATCAGGACGGTATTATTATCAACTCCGGTTTCCGGAGATACCAGGGTAAGATGACCTTAGACCAGACTTTCAATAAACTCAAAGTAGGTGTTAATGCAATGTATACGGCAACCAAGACTTCCGGTACAAATCCATCAGCACCGGATGCTACATATTCAGCGATGAATTACCTGATGTACAGCGTTTGGGGATACCGCCCTGTCGGCTTCGGAAGTGATACCGATCTTGTTAACTCCCTGATAGATCCGGATGTGGATGCCAGTAACGACTATCGGATAAATCCTATTATGTCTGCTGAAAATGAATACCGCGCCAATTTTAACAACAGGCTGATTGCTAATGGTTATGCTGAATATGCTTTTACCAAAGATCTGAAGCTTCGTATCAACGGAGGTATCAATAAGACCGACTGGAGACAGGAGTCATTCAATAATTCCATGACACGCTATGGTTACTGGGCCAGTATCAATAAAGTAAACGGCTCTATAATGTATACCGATAGCTATACCTGGCTGAATGAAAATTTGCTGACCTATAATAAGAAATTTGGTAAAGATCATACACTGAATGCCGTAGCAGGTATTACATTTCAGGAAAATGTATGGAAGCGATATGGTTTGTCAGCTATCCAGCTTCCCAATGAAGATCTGGGGCTTGCCGGATTAAGCCAGGGTATTGCGCAACCTGTTACCTCCCTGAATACAGAATGGTCACTGATGTCTTATCTGGCTCGTGTAAATTACAGCTACCAGAATAAATACCTCCTTACAGCTTCCTACCGCGCTGATGGTTCTTCCAAATTCAGAAAAAACAACAGATGGGGATATTTTCCATCGGCTGCATTCGCATGGAGACTGATCAATGAAAGCTTTATGAAAGAACAAACCCTGTTTTCAGATGCGAAAGTACGTCTGGGATATGGTGTAACGGGGAACAACAGAGTCAATGAATATGCAACCTATGCGCAGTTGAGTTTTGACAATACAGGACCGGCAACAAATGGCTATTATCCCTTTAACAATACCATTACGCAAGGGGTATATTTAAGTTCCATTGCTAATCCTGACCTTCGTTGGGAAAGTACCAAACAATCAAATATAGGTGTGGATCTCGGACTGTTCAAACAACGTTTGTTAGTAACGGTAGATTATTATAAGAAAAAGACCACGGATCTGCTGTTGAATGCCAGCCTGCCTCTGAGTACTGGATATTCCACTGCTTTCAAAAATATAGGAGCGACTACCAATCAGGGTCTGGAGATTAGTTTGTCCGGAGATGTTATCAAGAAAAACGATTTTAACTGGAATTCATCATTCAATATCGCTTTCAATAAAAACCGTGTGGTATCATTGACCGAAAATCAGGAAAGCATTACAAGTACAGTGCCCTGGGATCAGAACTACACCTCCATTCCACTCTATATAGCGAAGATCGGACAGCCAATCGGACAGATATACGGATTTATATGGGACGGAGTATATCAGTATGAGGATTTTAATCAGTTGCCTAATGGGACCTATGAGCTTAAATCCGGTGTGACGACAAATGGTAATTCCAGATCCAATATCCGCCCGGGAGATATCAAATACCGTGATCTGAATGGCGACAATGTAGTAGATAACTATGATCGTACAGTGATCGGTAATGCTTATCCCATTCATCAGGGAGGATTCTCCAACAACTTCAGATATAAAAATTTTGATCTGAATGTCTTTATGCAGTGGTCATATGGAAATGATGTAGTCAATGCAAACAGACTTTGGTTTGAGGCCGGAAATAAAACCAACCTCAATCAGTTTGCGACATTTGAAAACAGATGGACTCCCGATAATCAGACCAATGATATGTTTAGAGTCGGAGGAATGGGGCCTTATGCCTATTCATCACGTGTCGTGGAAGACGCCTCTTATCTCCGTCTGAAGACAGTGTCATTTGGATACAATTTTGACCCGAAGGTATTAAGCAAATTAAAGATCAGAAGTCTGCGGGTATATGCGACCGCTCAAAACCTGTATACGTTTACAAATTACTCCGGCTATGATCCGGAGGTAGCAGTATACTACTCGGCGCTGACTCCGGGATTTGACTATTCGTCTTATCCTCGTCCTAAGACATTTGTATTTGGTATAAATGTAGGTTTGTAA
- a CDS encoding polysaccharide lyase 8 family protein: MKYLQIIMCFLVLMLTKSVSAQATYPFGTISKRIVDDHLRTDAGADKRAEDMLARMSKNGSWEDIDYADVVFTKWTPSDHLTRLSLLIQSYINKDGKHYNDPKFYNAIVQAYQFWYDKDPKSGNWWHNEISVPQQLGVLLILSRYGAEKLPADLDQKLIERMKRGDAAAKTGANKTDIAMHYFYRSLLTEDKELLSYSLSELYQPVQLVDGEEGLQYDYSYLQHGPQLYISGYGNVYLTGLFTILKYVYNTPYFIAEDKLALLTGFYRHTFLNMHRGKYMDFNVEGRGVSRKDILLKTNEAKRLDIAMLIDSKNIKTYESEKAKFESPANLSKEVKPLHRYFWKADFTLHNRPEYHVSVRTASDRTNRSEAGNGENLYGRYLSDGAMNIQQSGPEYMNIMPVWEWDKIPGTTSPDHKEDKLMDTEWGVRGNNQFAGGVSDSLYGVTAYQMNYDAVQAKKSWFFLDQEILCLGADINSDLDIPVTTTINQAWLQGPVQLDGKTTVKKQAPAQVSASQLWHNGSGYVIAEGQRTFLSAETQEGSWKRINKSGEAAPVKGDVFKLWIDHGIRPKDAHYEYRVLPALTNAKAFAKVKNQAQVIENTKRAQLVYNAGNQLLMGVMYEAGKIEHEGLMLTTDKPCVFMLRKTGNQVILDIADPLYKETQITVSAGLGTAGQPRTISLPQQELQGSTVRQIMN, translated from the coding sequence ATGAAATACCTACAGATAATTATGTGCTTCCTTGTCCTTATGCTGACCAAGTCAGTATCAGCACAGGCTACCTATCCTTTTGGAACGATCAGCAAACGTATCGTTGATGATCACCTGCGTACAGATGCCGGAGCGGATAAGCGGGCTGAAGATATGCTGGCCAGAATGAGTAAAAACGGAAGCTGGGAAGATATCGATTATGCAGATGTCGTTTTTACAAAATGGACACCTTCTGATCATCTCACACGGCTGTCGCTCCTTATTCAGTCCTATATCAACAAGGACGGAAAGCATTACAATGATCCTAAGTTTTATAATGCTATCGTACAGGCTTATCAATTCTGGTATGATAAAGACCCAAAAAGTGGCAACTGGTGGCACAACGAGATCAGTGTACCACAGCAACTAGGAGTCCTGTTGATATTATCCCGCTACGGAGCAGAAAAACTTCCGGCAGACCTTGATCAAAAGTTGATAGAACGCATGAAAAGGGGAGATGCTGCAGCGAAGACCGGTGCAAATAAAACAGATATAGCCATGCACTATTTTTACAGATCACTGCTTACCGAAGATAAAGAACTTCTGAGCTATTCTCTGAGCGAGCTGTATCAGCCCGTACAATTAGTGGACGGAGAAGAGGGGCTGCAATATGACTATTCTTATTTACAACACGGCCCTCAACTCTATATCTCAGGATATGGAAATGTGTATCTGACCGGATTATTCACCATATTAAAATACGTTTACAATACACCTTATTTTATTGCTGAGGATAAGTTAGCACTGCTAACTGGCTTCTATCGTCATACTTTTCTCAATATGCACCGCGGTAAATACATGGATTTCAATGTAGAAGGAAGAGGTGTAAGCCGGAAAGATATCCTCCTCAAAACTAATGAAGCAAAACGTCTGGATATCGCAATGCTGATCGATAGTAAGAATATCAAAACTTACGAATCAGAGAAGGCTAAATTTGAAAGCCCTGCTAATCTTTCAAAAGAGGTAAAACCACTTCACCGATATTTCTGGAAAGCCGATTTTACTCTTCACAACCGTCCTGAATATCATGTGTCCGTGCGGACAGCAAGTGACCGTACCAACAGAAGTGAGGCCGGAAACGGGGAGAATTTGTACGGAAGATACCTGTCAGACGGTGCCATGAATATACAGCAGAGCGGACCAGAATACATGAATATAATGCCCGTCTGGGAATGGGATAAAATCCCGGGTACGACATCTCCGGATCACAAAGAAGATAAATTGATGGATACAGAATGGGGCGTACGCGGCAACAACCAATTTGCCGGAGGAGTATCCGACAGTCTGTATGGAGTTACAGCTTATCAGATGAATTATGATGCAGTACAAGCCAAAAAATCATGGTTTTTCCTGGATCAGGAAATTCTGTGTCTGGGTGCTGATATCAACAGCGATCTGGATATTCCGGTTACGACTACCATCAATCAGGCCTGGTTACAGGGACCGGTTCAGTTAGATGGCAAAACGACTGTAAAGAAACAAGCTCCTGCGCAGGTTTCAGCTTCACAGTTGTGGCATAACGGATCAGGCTATGTAATTGCAGAAGGGCAGCGGACATTTCTTTCTGCTGAAACACAGGAGGGATCCTGGAAACGCATCAATAAATCAGGAGAGGCTGCCCCGGTTAAGGGAGACGTATTCAAACTGTGGATAGATCACGGAATACGTCCTAAAGATGCACATTATGAATACCGTGTATTGCCTGCTCTGACCAATGCCAAAGCATTTGCCAAAGTAAAGAATCAGGCTCAAGTGATCGAAAATACAAAGCGGGCTCAGCTTGTATATAACGCTGGAAATCAGTTACTTATGGGGGTAATGTATGAGGCTGGCAAAATTGAACATGAAGGATTGATGTTGACAACGGATAAGCCCTGTGTTTTTATGCTGAGAAAAACCGGCAATCAGGTTATTCTGGATATTGCAGATCCGCTTTATAAGGAAACGCAGATCACCGTTAGTGCAGGACTGGGGACAGCAGGACAACCCCGGACGATATCCCTTCCGCAGCAGGAACTGCAAGGCTCTACAGTGAGACAGATTATGAATTAA
- a CDS encoding hybrid sensor histidine kinase/response regulator transcription factor produces the protein MTYKPKLVYFLFLLLLFLPDVLFAQYRFDHLSVADGLSNSTVLSIGQDRRGFMWFGTRDGLNRYDGRTVSHYSNTADDPTTLIDNDYIYSIKEDDTGNIWFGSQKGLSYYSLAEDRFEQINYQVAGKSRPHSFAILCIYITKDKRIFFGTNEGLSYLENNKSRKFIHIGDKEGLVGQQVNTICEDASGNIWVGTDKGLNKIQIGQNRKIAIEQAQLLQPSGPYFVRALACVDDQLYAGIDNKGIIRYDLRKGTLHKYTKENGKLSNNIIRKIIYSKRSGKLYIGTMSGLTIEDLKSGRIDQIHKDLSNSSNLSDNSIKDIFEDKDGSIWLGTNFGGVSVFHPTKSYFKIYRANPYVNSLSGDLISQLKVDRFDNLWIGTEGNGLDYLDRKTQRFTSISGTYGQIRSSTVKSIWVDADRIWIGLFDGGIDVLGQNGNNIQSLSPGLHSLNQGYISSIQRHPDGKYWIGTASNGINIYDSTHQRFSYINDTSKVRLSNNYIKDILIDQSANVWVGTVKGLNVLWKNTTQFELYEIGEEGLTSSYIHCIRESPSKEIWIGTYKGGVYRFDKSTHKFDRWSTQEGLPSPNIMSLEFDEQGMVWVATDKGLARLNPKTGNIQLFDTHDGLPSSEFSLNASTRAHDGRLYFGTYKGLVEINPWQFSGQTKNPEIRLSALKLFNTIVHPHDATHLLEQDISLMPGLTLNYDQNYFTIDFISIDYINQFKIKYRYKLDGFDQEWNNVDQPVASYTNLSPGNYTLLLNATNADGKWGDKPYELTIKVRPPLWQTWWAYVLYALILLSGGYLFDRFRRRQIQLSNELLYQQKYAKDLDGLYQAKLDFFTKISHEIRTPLTLIVAPLDKLMEQIREKETGSYYLSIIKKNVDRLLLMVNELLDFRKIEEGKVELKLQQVMLLPFIQEQVELFQEAFHTGEIGFTMKCTVTEPVYLDPYQFSKVMSNLLVNAIKFTPAGGSISIVAERQQSQVAVVIADTGMGIAEEDLGKVFANFYQSDQVREKGWGIGLSLCKAIVEQHGGTIRVQSSAQKGTAFTILLPASLPDLGAVNPENTIFRHDNTEVSAPFAGQTLIHPKLKRSLLIVEDNRDVADFLLKSLELEYDVYTAANGEEGVQMALEILPQLIISDVSMPKMDGVELTRILKSDPATSHIPVILLTAMDKEVQITAGYLAKANAYIIKPFSIQVLLLQISNQLDHVDRLREKYTESLLNPSSEETYTDLDAVFLKELKSHIENRLEDADLRVTDLIAHMGVSQTAFYKKVKALTGLTIGDFIKILRLNRAAALLQETDLPVSQIAYKVGFNDPKYFSKEFKKYFGKNPTDYSKK, from the coding sequence ATGACCTATAAGCCGAAATTAGTATACTTTCTTTTTTTGTTGCTGTTATTTCTACCTGATGTATTGTTTGCTCAGTACCGTTTTGACCATTTATCTGTAGCAGACGGATTATCCAACAGTACCGTGCTTTCTATCGGGCAGGACCGGAGGGGTTTTATGTGGTTTGGAACACGGGATGGACTCAATCGTTATGACGGTCGTACTGTCTCGCATTATTCGAATACTGCCGACGATCCCACCACACTTATTGACAATGATTATATCTACAGTATCAAAGAAGATGACACCGGTAATATCTGGTTTGGTTCACAGAAAGGGCTAAGCTACTATTCGCTGGCCGAAGACCGTTTTGAACAGATCAATTATCAGGTAGCTGGCAAAAGCAGGCCGCATTCATTTGCTATACTTTGCATTTATATCACAAAAGATAAAAGAATATTTTTCGGGACGAATGAAGGTTTAAGTTATCTGGAGAACAACAAATCCCGGAAATTTATTCATATAGGTGATAAGGAAGGGCTTGTCGGTCAGCAGGTGAATACAATCTGTGAAGATGCTTCAGGGAATATTTGGGTAGGGACAGATAAAGGACTAAATAAAATTCAAATCGGACAAAACCGTAAAATTGCAATAGAGCAGGCTCAGCTGTTGCAACCTTCCGGACCTTACTTTGTCAGAGCATTGGCATGCGTTGACGATCAACTCTACGCAGGAATAGATAATAAGGGAATTATACGGTATGATCTCAGGAAAGGTACACTGCATAAGTATACAAAGGAGAATGGAAAATTAAGCAATAATATTATCCGCAAAATCATCTATTCCAAAAGATCCGGTAAATTGTATATCGGCACAATGAGCGGATTGACGATAGAGGATCTGAAAAGCGGTCGTATAGATCAGATACACAAAGATCTTTCCAATAGCAGCAACCTTTCAGATAATTCCATTAAAGATATTTTCGAAGATAAAGACGGTTCTATTTGGCTGGGAACCAATTTCGGAGGTGTATCTGTATTCCACCCGACCAAATCCTATTTTAAAATATACAGGGCTAATCCGTACGTCAATAGTTTAAGCGGAGATCTGATCAGCCAGTTGAAGGTCGACCGGTTTGACAATCTATGGATAGGAACCGAAGGCAACGGTCTGGATTATCTGGACCGGAAAACCCAGCGGTTTACCAGTATATCGGGGACTTACGGGCAGATTCGTTCTTCCACAGTCAAATCCATATGGGTAGATGCAGACCGTATATGGATTGGTTTGTTTGACGGTGGAATAGATGTGCTGGGGCAGAATGGAAATAATATACAGTCCTTATCTCCCGGTTTGCATAGTCTTAATCAGGGATATATAAGCAGTATACAACGGCATCCGGACGGAAAATATTGGATCGGCACCGCCTCCAACGGAATCAATATTTATGACAGCACACATCAGCGCTTTTCTTATATCAACGATACCTCCAAAGTTCGTTTGTCCAACAATTACATAAAGGATATACTGATCGATCAATCTGCGAATGTTTGGGTTGGGACAGTTAAAGGATTAAATGTCCTGTGGAAGAATACCACCCAGTTTGAGCTGTATGAGATAGGAGAGGAAGGGCTGACATCATCTTATATCCATTGTATCCGGGAAAGTCCATCCAAAGAAATATGGATAGGCACCTACAAGGGAGGGGTCTATAGATTTGATAAATCCACACATAAATTTGATCGCTGGAGTACACAGGAAGGGTTGCCAAGTCCTAATATAATGTCGCTTGAATTTGATGAACAGGGAATGGTATGGGTAGCAACGGATAAAGGATTGGCCAGACTAAATCCCAAAACCGGCAATATCCAGCTTTTTGATACACATGATGGATTACCCTCTTCCGAATTCAGCCTTAACGCTTCCACCCGTGCGCATGACGGTCGTTTGTATTTCGGGACCTATAAAGGACTTGTGGAAATCAATCCATGGCAATTCAGCGGACAAACTAAGAATCCCGAAATCCGGCTTTCAGCACTCAAGCTGTTCAATACCATTGTACACCCTCATGATGCTACCCATTTGCTGGAGCAGGATATAAGTCTCATGCCCGGGCTCACCCTCAACTACGACCAGAATTACTTCACTATAGATTTTATTTCCATTGACTATATCAATCAGTTTAAAATAAAATACAGGTACAAACTGGATGGTTTTGATCAGGAATGGAACAATGTAGACCAACCTGTGGCCAGTTATACTAATCTTTCCCCCGGTAATTATACCCTGCTGCTCAATGCGACAAATGCAGATGGTAAATGGGGGGATAAACCGTACGAGCTGACCATCAAAGTTCGGCCCCCGCTCTGGCAGACCTGGTGGGCTTATGTGCTCTATGCGCTGATCTTGCTTTCCGGAGGATATCTTTTTGACCGCTTCAGACGCCGGCAGATCCAATTGAGCAATGAACTGCTCTATCAGCAAAAGTATGCAAAGGATCTGGATGGTCTCTATCAGGCAAAACTGGACTTCTTCACTAAAATTTCACATGAAATCCGTACACCACTGACGCTGATTGTCGCTCCGCTGGATAAATTGATGGAACAGATCCGGGAAAAAGAAACGGGATCATATTACCTCAGTATCATCAAAAAGAATGTGGATCGCCTCTTGCTGATGGTCAATGAATTGCTGGACTTCCGGAAAATAGAAGAAGGTAAAGTGGAGTTAAAATTACAACAAGTCATGTTGTTGCCCTTTATACAGGAACAGGTTGAACTGTTTCAGGAGGCTTTTCATACGGGAGAGATCGGGTTCACTATGAAATGTACCGTTACAGAGCCTGTTTATCTCGATCCTTATCAATTCAGTAAGGTAATGTCCAACCTGCTGGTCAATGCGATCAAATTTACACCTGCAGGCGGATCAATCAGTATCGTGGCAGAGAGACAGCAAAGTCAGGTGGCTGTCGTCATAGCAGATACAGGTATGGGGATAGCTGAGGAAGATCTGGGTAAAGTATTTGCCAATTTTTATCAGAGTGACCAGGTGCGTGAAAAAGGCTGGGGAATAGGATTGTCACTTTGTAAAGCCATCGTTGAACAGCATGGTGGAACAATCCGTGTCCAATCTAGTGCTCAAAAGGGAACCGCATTTACCATTTTACTGCCAGCCTCCTTACCGGACTTAGGTGCTGTAAATCCGGAAAATACAATATTCCGGCATGACAACACGGAGGTCAGTGCTCCGTTTGCCGGGCAGACCCTCATACATCCTAAGTTGAAAAGAAGCCTTCTGATTGTAGAAGATAACAGAGATGTCGCAGACTTTTTGCTCAAATCACTGGAGCTTGAATATGATGTATATACGGCAGCCAATGGCGAAGAAGGTGTGCAGATGGCATTAGAGATCCTTCCCCAATTGATCATTTCTGATGTATCTATGCCAAAGATGGACGGTGTGGAGCTCACGCGTATACTGAAGTCTGATCCCGCAACCAGTCATATTCCTGTAATTCTCTTAACTGCAATGGACAAAGAGGTACAGATCACAGCGGGATATCTGGCCAAAGCCAATGCATATATTATCAAACCATTTAGTATACAGGTATTATTACTGCAGATAAGCAACCAGCTGGATCATGTAGACCGGCTGAGAGAAAAATATACGGAATCACTCTTAAATCCTTCTTCAGAAGAAACGTATACGGATCTGGATGCTGTTTTTCTGAAAGAATTGAAATCACATATAGAAAACAGGCTGGAGGATGCAGATCTGCGTGTCACGGATCTCATAGCACATATGGGAGTTTCACAAACTGCCTTTTATAAAAAAGTCAAGGCACTTACCGGACTGACGATAGGTGATTTTATAAAAATACTACGTCTCAATCGTGCAGCGGCATTATTACAGGAGACAGATTTGCCGGTGTCCCAGATTGCCTATAAAGTTGGTTTCAACGATCCTAAATATTTCAGTAAAGAGTTCAAAAAATATTTCGGAAAGAACCCTACGGATTATTCAAAAAAATAG